The DNA sequence TAGGCCTCAACgttatttgttttcttaatttgcaTTCTAACTAtattataacaacaacaaaccatGCATTGACTACAGAACTTGCATACTAAGTTAGAGTAACACGCACTGCTTGCAAATTCGCAAAGCTAAAGTTACTTGTCCTGCAACGGTTGTCGGTATGTTAGCTAACTGCTAAGAAGGTTACCAGCGTTAGCCACGTAGCGACAACTTGAAGCtaataacaacattaacaaaTGCTCCAGTGATAATTCCGTTTTGTAAGCAATTATAGTGTTGGCCGGGGTAGTTATAAGTACATGATTACATGCTTATAGTCTCGTAGTGAAACAAGGGATACATGCACAGTATTCATCCAACGCTGCTAGTCAAGCTAACCAGCTAAAGTAGCCGATTGGGCTGACGACACACTGCCGCGCTACAGATATCGATTTGAAAGTTAGACGCTATGTTGTAAGCTGTACTTGACCGTCTTTTCTATTCCTTTCCGTTTTTATAgcaaacatataaacacatacacacacacactcaacagaaacacaatgaGTGTTGACGTAAAGAAACTGAAAGTCAACGAATTAAAAGAGGAGCTCCAGCGCCGTGGCCTGGACACCAGAGGCCTGAAGGCGGACCTGGTGGAGAGACTGAAAGCCGCTCTGGAGGCTGAAGCTCAGGCTGATGCCTCAGAGCCGGGGGAGCAAGGGGAGCAGGACGATGACTACTGCCAGGACTACCAAGACAACGAAGACAACGATGAAAACGAAGACGGAGAGGACGCCGAGGATGCCCAAGAGCAACAAGGTGAGCCTTATTGATGAAATTTCTCTAAAGTGATATTTTGCGCACCCATAGATGTGTGACTCTTAAGTTGCAGTACAGTTTTTAAATGGGCCATTAGTAAAACAGTAAGTTGCTCAGCATTTTATGCCTTAAGTAAGTTTAAATTACACATTCATACCTATCTTATTCATTTGACACAAAGTTTAAAgaccactttttaaaaaaaaaaaattgcataaGATCATTGGGTTTTGACTCCACCTTTGAATTACATGGTGCCCTTAACagatttattatataatattgcCCCTTATTCTGACCTAATTCAAATAGGTCAAAGTCAACATGCATAtgataaaataagtaaattatcaaaaaaaattGTGCAAGTACTACAAGAGTGCATTgagtttatattttctgttacaTTTTTTGGATTTCTCTTTTGTGTAGAAGCAGCTGAGGACTCCGGTGATGGTGATGGCGAAGGTGATGTGCCTCAAGAAGATGATGAGGGTAGAGATTCAGGTGGTTActatgaggaagaggaggcagaaGGTGAGCCTTATGAAAGTCAACCAGCCTCAGACTCAGGTCACAGCATGCCTGATTTCACGGCAGACGTCGATATACACAAATCCGAGGAGATGTCAGAGGAAGAGACGAAGACTGTCCCTGAGCCAGagccagaaccagaaccagagccAGAGCCAGTGCAGAAAGTTGTGACCCAagaaggtgatttttttttcttttctgcagtTTTTCTCAGCTTACGATGCAATACCAAACATGCTTACATTCTCAACAAAAACTGTACATATGAAACATTAGAAGATATGATTTATTGCAAGGTTGCTCTATTTGATAGCAGTTGATTGTTCGATCGTAAGACTGAACATGTGCCTCCCTGTCATCGTTTATCGTTTTAGACATTAAAGTGGAGGTCAAATTGGAAGATAACTCTGAGGCAGCTGGAGACAGCGAGCAGGATATTCGTGGGACAGAACAGCAGCGTGGGCAAGATGGAGCTGGTCAGGCCGAGCAAGTCAAAGTGGAAGCTGATAAAGGTGGACAATACGGCCGCAAGAGACCATATGAGGAGAGCAGGGGCTACGGCTACTATGAGCACCGTGAGGACAAGAGGTATGTTGATCATGGAATTGGAAGCATTTTAGGTTGGTTTTAGCTGATGCTTTAAATCAGCACAAAAGTACAATACACCAGTAGTAGAATAGATGAAATGTATATTCATTGACTGGTCTGTTTTTAGTAGGAATTTTGTTAATGAAAGTGTCTGTAATGGCTGTTAACTTCATACTCTGTTGATATTGTTCAGATCCCGCACACCACAGCCCCCTGCggaagatgaggaagagaaCATTGATGACACCCTTGTTACAATTGATACGTGTGAGTAAAAAGATCAAAGCTCCGCCCTCTGACTGTAAGCCAACTGGACTTTATTCTTTAAGCATTCTCCATGAGCCTCTCCCTCCTTTCATTTCAGTTCTTTAGATTACATTTCAGTTACTGGTGTGTCATGATAGTTAAATGTGTGAATACAATAGTTATATTTTCAGGTACATAACTATAAGATATTTTTGGTTACAACATAAACTGTCTGTGGTGGTGGTTGATGAAGACAGATTTGGAGGAGTTGTGATCGCAGAGCAAACGCTAAGTTATTCACTGACCATGGTTCAGAGAGGCCGCTGCTCCGATTTTACTGCACAAGAAGTCTTTGATCAAAGCCGTTTCAAGTGACACTTAATCTGCTTCCCCCATACAGTTGTGCAGTTTAGATTAGAACAATGCCACAATTAATCATCATATACGCTTTCGGATTTTGAATCtaaatctgcaaagtaactagtaaGTGCAGTAAAGAAGTGTAGTTTACTTGCATTGTAATGGAGTGAAACTATAATGTCTCACAATAGTTTAGTTGGTTCAGGATGAAATTGCAAGTACACCCAGTCAATACAGTGCTGAAGCAATTTTACTTAGACATTGAAATATAAGTATTTCTTAACTTGCTGCTGTACAACCCCTATGTGTTGAATTGTAtcttagtgttttttttctcctttttatctCTGACTTTCTCTACAATCACAGTTTgcattgtttttcatatttttatccaTACTAACATTCTCTATGGTTGGTTGTCTTGGTCCGTGGACACTGTCTGTTCAATATATTGATCTGTATAGTGAAACGTCTCAGTAAGTTGAGCATTGTGCATGGAGCCAGTGACGACTAACCAGAGCCTTGTCCCAGCATCATCTgtgataagattttttttttacaaagaaatacaaatacattaatatctGTTTTGCTATCTTTTCAGACAACTGTGATCTGCACTTCAAAGTGTCCCGAGATCGCTACAGCGGCTATCCACTGACTATCGAAGGCTTTGCTTACCTGTGGGCTGGAGCACGAGCTACACATGGTGTCACCCAGGGTCGTGTGTGCTATGAGATGAAGGTAATTTACACATGATTATATCAATCTTAATGACAGACgtatgtttcacacacacaggcaataAATTGTCTGTGCTGACTTCTGTGAAAGAGGTAGGGCTTTCATCTGGTGAAACATGGAGCGTCTGTAAATATACTTTTTGTGTATACTGTGTCCACGGATGACATAATGGTCCCTGACACATGAGACAGgctgtatgtatttattatttttgaaacaGCGGATGAGAAGCTCTTTGTTTCTCTTATGAACATACACTATCTTTACATATAAGCATTACAGTACTTTTGTACAGTACTCTGATGTCAATGTAAACAACCCGCGGTAAGAAGATGTAACCATctttacacataaaataaaagatttcaAAACAATCTAGGCAAGTCATCCTCATACAAATGAGGACTGGAGATAacatcacaaacacaatcaTAACACCCTGTTATTTCGCAGAACTTAGGAAGTTGTACATGTCAAAATAATACACAATGACATTGaagtcatttgtttttacattccATCTTTAACAATAGCTTCCTCCTTTTTTATGCAGCACTGAATACTCTGAATCCTCTCTAGGTTTGTTTTTGACCTGACACGTCTTCTGTTTTTCAGATCAATGAGGAAATTCCTGTGAAGCACCTGCCCAGTAGTGAGCCAGATCCCCATGTGGTCAGAATCGGATGGTCCATCAACCACTGCAGCACTCAGCTCGGTGAGAGGATCAATTATCCGAATGGTCAAAATGATGTTAAGCGTGAATTGGTCTTTGCTGTAACCAGATACTCTattcttaaataaaaacaatgcatttGATTGTCATGTTTTAGGTGAGGAGCCCTTTTCCTTTGGATATGGAGGAACAGGAAAGAAATCCTCTGACTGTAAATTTGCAGACTTTGGCGAGAAGTTTGGTGAGAATGATGTCATCGGCTGTTACATTGTAAGTAACGGTAACAGTAATTCAACTGATTTATCTTTTAACAGCATCACATATGGATTATTAGGAGATGAAGTATTGATACACATGACCTTTGTCTAAATTGCTGatcaaaaatgtacatttcacaaagaaagaagaagaagaaaaaaaaagtttaatctTTTAATTACCAACGATTTAAATTTTTCTTTATATTGCAAAGCAACTAAGTGGAATTGACATCAGCTTAATTATTTCATaactgattttctgtttttcaaaagATTTATTGAAATAATTTCTCATAAgtctttttatttgtacaaGTAGTTGACCGTTCAGTATTAATGAGTAAAGCTCATGATGCTTTTTTCAGGACTTTGACACTGGTAACGAGGTGGAAATGGGCTTTTCCAAGAATGGAGTGTGGTTGGGCGTAGCTTTCCGGACAACCAAGGAAGCGTTGGCAGGCCGTGCCCTTTTCCCTCATGTCCTGGTGAAGAATTGCGCTGTTGAGTTCAACTTTGGACAGAAGCGGGAGCCTTACTTCCCCCCGCCAGAGGGATACACCTACATCCACAATATTGAGATGGATGACAAGATCAGAGGCACTAAGGGACCTGCCAGCAAATCTGAATGCGAGGTAGGAAAGCAgtgaaattataaaacaaaaactgagtTGTGATGCACCTAAATACACATAAAAGTGAGTTAAAGTGCCTCTAAAACGGACTtcttcaatttcagttttaaaaaactgatcaacagaaaaagttCTTAAATTTACAGAGGAATTACATGCAgatcaaataaatgaatcaacTGAAGTCATGTCTTTTTATGAGAACTGGACTAAGGGAAAATATTTGATTGACCAGTACAgttatcaagtaaaaatgctCGTTCAGAATTAACCAATTGACTTTGTTCACTTTCAGATCTTGATGATGGTTGGCTTGCCTGCCTGTGGAAAGACTACTTGGGCTATAAAGCATGCGGAGACTAACCCTGAGAAGAAATACAACATCCTGGGCACCAACGCCATTATGGACAAGATGAAGGTTGGTTTGGGCCACCAccctcaaacaaacaaaaaacaaacaaacaaaaaaacattcacaaacagtCACACAGTCCATCATTGCCTCATTTTACTATTTATTCCGCAGGTGATGGGTCTGCGTCGCCAGAAGAACTATTCCGGCCGATGGGATGTTCTGATACAGCAGGCCACCCAGTGTCTGAACAGGCTGATTGAGATCGCTGCACGCAAGAGGCGCAACTACATCCTGGATCAGGTACTGCCCTCCCACCCACACTTTGCTGATTCTCACCACAGTCAGTCAATGTGCCCTGATGATCACTCTCTAATTgactatttatttatctttcagGGGGGCTCTGTGTATTATAGAGTAGAAGAAGCATTGATCACTCTCTTGTCACTTGCTTGTCATGTATTGTAACAGAAAATGATTAATGGCTCTCATAAGTGAcagaatatttcatgttttcatccCTCAGTATATTTGCACTTGCTATTTCTTGTCATAATACAGTATTGTTTGTCTTGTGAATTTCAACAATGTACAAGTAAACCATGACTATGTAAAGATGTTGAGAAACAAGTAAGCTCTGACTGGTGAGTAAGAAAAACACCTTCTGTTGCTAATTTCATAAGACAGAGTTGATAGCTTTTTTAAAAGCTATTTTTAAGTGAGATACATGGAacttttgagtgtgttttttaataaattgaCCCTGAAGGTAAGTAATGACTAACAGTTTTTAGATTTTCAGAACCTTGTGATCAGCAAATGTGACGAAAGGTAGGTGGGTCTGATGGTGAAACTGGGCTTTTCCGTGGATACTGTGAGTATTTGCAGGTGGGTTATATCTGTCTGTTGTTGTCTTGAATGGGACTAGAGTCCGTATGAAGATGAGGTAAGTCAAGGTAAGTATGGGGGGACCTGTCAGAGtaggctttttgttttgttttggatgtAGCATGCTCTTGTAGATGGTAAGTGTATCAGATCGATTGTGCTATAACAGTGTTTACTGCACATCGAATTTACCGTTAAAATAATGACGATTGTGCAAGAGGTGTGTGATTTGTAGATAGTTATTAATGGAAATGTTAGGTTACAAGCGGAATAATTTTTTCCCCTGAGTTATCGGTAATTTTGGAAAACATTGAAGGTGTTAAACAGTGAAAACACCTCTAAAAGCTGAGTTGTTCTGTGTAAACCCTTAACTGTTTCACTATCAAATCACAGTAGTTACTAAATTAGTGAAACTGTTATTTTGCATCACATACAGAAATGGTTCATGGTACTTTTAATAATTATTCTATATACtaattgttgttttgattataaATATTAAGCCATTTTCACAAATGAACTCTGGACAACATCTGTAGAATCAGATCCAGACATTGTCGCGTATGTATCACACAGCAGGAGATTGTTTTTGTCAGACGCGTtctcacctactggaaatactGCGTTTGGTTAAGGCGAGGGGTGGTGCCTGGGTAGAGcgtgcaggaggcaggacatgatGCAGAAAGAACGTCACAGGAAGTCCCCTCTCCTGTTAGTACTAGTTTCACAATGGACCACTGGCATCGGTGAAGTCAGTTGaatgttcagtctgactgattCACACATTTgcgttcacacatacagctcctccgGGTAATGTCAAGAACATTTCAGccttgcagtgcatgtgtgaaaggggctttagTCTGACAttaatttacagaaatgtttgaACTGTAGTGCGTTTTGGACATAGtgttgtgtcattttgtgttgattatCTGTTGATCAAGATAGAAACTACTGGTTACTGTCGAGTGAACAGGTAGAAACTACTGGTTACTGTTGATTGAACAGGGATGTTGTTTGATTGCATTGGTACTTTGTTGAGTTTTGGCAGTTTGAATTCTGAGTGTAACTTGTAGCTGAGCCTAATTTATTGAATGAATCAGAACGAGTTGCATCAATGAACATCTTAAGCCCTTACAATATAGCAGACCAGAGATGGTGCAGCTAGTGTGGCTAAGCTTCACAAATGACCAGTAGTAGTGTAATCACaataatgtaaatttaaaggactgatttctatgtgaacgACCCAGGCTGGATTTTCTGCGAAAATCAAACGGAAGTGGCGTTTTTGCGCGTTCCCAAGTGCTTTGCCTGTCCTGCTAATGTCAACAAACAACTAGCATAACCACACAACTaactgggagtgagagatgctttgctgaaacacaatgcaaaacataacgttagagatcttttatgtaattatgagaagtgtgagcgaggaaaaaggaaaagtctCACACCACAAGCACGAGCATGCAAGCGCGagcaccaggatgttgactgcagctcatttaatggccacagatgtcactaatgagaaggaatttctgattcctacatatagaacctttaaagaTTCGCTCCTTACATATAAGGActataaaaatgtgtgtctgCTAAGATTTTAACCTCATTAAAATCCacccattctcagtgtttgtgcactggaggcttcaagtttcaacatcacacttgCAAGTTGCATGCTGGATCTCGATTTGCTCCAAGCTAGTGAGCACAATTAATGCTTGTATGTACACGCCATTAATTCAGATCtaaggtgagcacagaaaaagatgaatgcgcagatgaatgaatgaacagccttctggtgtcaaactctgcatgtACATCATTCTGAGCAGTGAACgtcaaacaaaaagcaaaacccAATTTTGATTGGACGTGGGgggttaaatatatatatatatttttgcataaaTAGCATTTTATACAATTTGATGCAGAAATGCTCTCTAATTTGATTAAGAATGCATCATTATTGATGTTCCAGTTATCATAATGCTCCAGAAACGGCTGATACCAGTGTGACTAACTCAAGTGTGGCATGgcagaatatttaaaatatttatacttAGTTTCAACGTAACCAATAAGAACCGTGCAGCACCTCATAATTTATGACAAATAATAGTTGATGGCCTGtatttgcatgttgttttttttgcttagaccatttttaaatgttgtttttaatcaaagaagaaaaaaaatctgcacctGGATTCTGTAAGAACCAGAATCAATAAGCAGAACCCGAAACGGAAAATCAAAAGGATTGTTTATGCTCGATCAGGACTAGTGGGTACAAGGTGTGGCCTGACCGCGTGGGAAAGTGTTCATAGTCGTTCCAATCAGCCACATCTTGAAGATGCTGTAAATAGTCAACTGTTACAGAAAAGGGAGGGTGAAGGtgtgatattgtttaaatgtgGGACgcacattttcacacactgaaatagttCAAACGCAGATTCttttctcacctctgcacagCCAACCAATCGTAAcggtggggagggggaggaggggggggagcgGGGTTCAACCGTTTGACAAGCAGGGCACTTTTGGAAAACattacagtgacatcacacattACCATGTAGTATTAGCCTCACTCTGCATTTAGGATATTTGTACTGCTCTGCAAAAACATACATAGATAATGAATGGTGATACAGACCGTAGATAAAATGCACACAGTTGCTGAAAGTAGAATCCAGTAATAGTTAAAATTTTAAACCTTAACATGCAGCACATTCTCATGAAATCATCACTGAATACACACAATAACTTCTTACATATATAttctcattattgattgatctgaaactcatatttttatgttgctgGGTAAATCAGCAAACACAGACAGTCAGTTTTAGATATTTGTGGGTCCCCCTCTATGTCCATAATTAACATTCATCAGCAGGCACCGGACACCCTGGACGCACAAACCGAGGTAAGTCTGTGGAGTGACGAGAGGCCATTAGTACCTGAGTAAAAACGTAGACTGACATCCAAGCCAAACCTCTCTCACTTCATTATTGCAGGGTTCCAGCTTCCTTCCAGTGGAAAGCCAGTACAAgtaaacaataacaaacaagcTTCTACTTCTTTCTTGTCACCATTGCTAGACAAATGTATATGGATCAGCAAGGAGACGAAAAATGCGTCCTTTTGAAGGTTTTCAACGCAAGGCTATTGTAATTTGTCCCACGGACGAGGATTTAAAAGAACGAACATTAAAGCAAACCAATGAGCAGGGGAAGGATGTGCCCGATCATGCTGTTTTAGAAATGAAAGGTAGGAATGCTGtggaaacaacaaataaaacaccagatctactttttacttttttctatgTGTTGTCTCTAAAATCAAACTTGGAAGAtgccccctccccccttccccccATCATAGCCTTTGGCCAGATATCAGAcctggacatttttttaaacagtccACATGAATTTtgattctttattatttttgccCTCTATCTGCCACTTGCCATTCAGCTTACCTATAATGCACTGCAAACTGAGACATGGGCCTGGTTGAGGTCATCATATAGTAAAGCTAATATTGCACAATTGGCCTCCATGAAAATGATCTTTCCTAATGGAAATTTACAAGCAGTCACGCACTGACGTTGTTGGAAGTTGATTTGTAACCGCATTACATCAGGAGTCCTTGGTTTGCAGTGCTATTTCCTCTTCTCACCAACCTTCTAGTTGTCCTTTTTgtccccctccccacctctACTGAAGTCTCCTCCCTCTCCCGTGTCAGCTTAAACAAATGTTTCCTCCATGTTTCCCTGGAGGTAATGTTTGTTCCCTGTATCCTGCCATCTGCTTTCATCTATCTGCTCTTAGTTTCTCTATGATTTACACTGCCCCTGTACGTtagtaattatttttcattttgtcttccgGTGGTGTGGCTGCTCTGGTCTTCactacaaccccccccccctacccctctctttctctctgcctgtccATCCGTCTCTTGCTGGATgggctgtctctctcttctcctcctcctgtggtCACCTCTGTCACTCTCCAAGCCAACTTTACTCTCCCTGAGGCTTGCGACTTCCTGGAGGCGGTGACGTACATTGAGCTGCAGCGCGACGAGGCTGAAAAGCTGTTGAAGCAGTACAATGAGGAGGGCCGCAAGGCTGGCCCGCCGCCAGAGAAACGCTTTGACAACAGGCAGGGCGGGTTCCGTGGCCGCGGCGGTGGTAGCTTCCAGCGGTACGACAACCGTGATGGTTCCCGCGGTGGTTACCAGAACCGCAGTGGAGACGGAGGCAGTGGATACAGAGGAGGTGAGCGGAGCAGTTGACAAtcatatgttatatatttctATTCATCATTTAAAGCCCTTCAAGTCAAGCATGTTTCCCCTGAAAGATAAGTTCCCAATCATCTTTCAAAAGTGAGAATATTGTTGAATAATACTTACTGTTGATTTAAAAAGATCGCCACATGCTTAGCTATGTGattttaatacaataatacatgagaggcacaacCTGAGGTTAGTGTCTTAATACAGTAAAGTGTATATTGCTATTCTAACATTGTTTATTCGGCAGGCTACAATCGTGGCAGCTATAACCAAAACCGTTGGGGCAGCAGCTACCGTGATGGAGGCTCTGACGCACGCGGTGGATATAACCGCAGCCAGCAGTCAGCGAGCTACAATCGCCCGGCTCCTTACAGCAAGGGAGGATACAACCAGGTACTTAATGATGACCTTCATGTATgaaatttgagatttttttattattattattattaaaacaagCTAAACTTCATAGTAAATTAATCTATTCTCTTGAACTTTTTTGCTTCATTTCCAGGGCTATAGC is a window from the Thunnus thynnus chromosome 7, fThuThy2.1, whole genome shotgun sequence genome containing:
- the hnrnpul1 gene encoding heterogeneous nuclear ribonucleoprotein U-like protein 1, whose amino-acid sequence is MSVDVKKLKVNELKEELQRRGLDTRGLKADLVERLKAALEAEAQADASEPGEQGEQDDDYCQDYQDNEDNDENEDGEDAEDAQEQQEAAEDSGDGDGEGDVPQEDDEGRDSGGYYEEEEAEGEPYESQPASDSGHSMPDFTADVDIHKSEEMSEEETKTVPEPEPEPEPEPEPVQKVVTQEDIKVEVKLEDNSEAAGDSEQDIRGTEQQRGQDGAGQAEQVKVEADKGGQYGRKRPYEESRGYGYYEHREDKRSRTPQPPAEDEEENIDDTLVTIDTYNCDLHFKVSRDRYSGYPLTIEGFAYLWAGARATHGVTQGRVCYEMKINEEIPVKHLPSSEPDPHVVRIGWSINHCSTQLGEEPFSFGYGGTGKKSSDCKFADFGEKFGENDVIGCYIDFDTGNEVEMGFSKNGVWLGVAFRTTKEALAGRALFPHVLVKNCAVEFNFGQKREPYFPPPEGYTYIHNIEMDDKIRGTKGPASKSECEILMMVGLPACGKTTWAIKHAETNPEKKYNILGTNAIMDKMKVMGLRRQKNYSGRWDVLIQQATQCLNRLIEIAARKRRNYILDQTNVYGSARRRKMRPFEGFQRKAIVICPTDEDLKERTLKQTNEQGKDVPDHAVLEMKANFTLPEACDFLEAVTYIELQRDEAEKLLKQYNEEGRKAGPPPEKRFDNRQGGFRGRGGGSFQRYDNRDGSRGGYQNRSGDGGSGYRGGYNRGSYNQNRWGSSYRDGGSDARGGYNRSQQSASYNRPAPYSKGGYNQGYSQGYNQGGYNQGSGYNQNYYSNYSQYPGYSQSYSQTPTTAQTYNHHQQQPQQQQQPQPQQQQQSYNQQYQQYAQQWQQYYQNQNQWNQYYSQYGSYPGQGSQGSSSGSQ